The following coding sequences are from one Lusitaniella coriacea LEGE 07157 window:
- a CDS encoding cysteine desulfurase family protein produces MSQRPIYLDCHATTPVDKRVLEAMLPYFTECFGNPSSIAHSYGWEAEAAVKKARATLAEAIGSKPEEIIFTSGATEANNLAIKGVAEAYFSQGRHMIAVQTEHRAVLDPCLYLQQLGFEVTFLPVQPDGLLDLAQLEKAFRPDTILVSVMAANNEIGVLQPIAKIGEMCRQRGVLFHTDAAQAIGKVTLDVETAKVDLLSFTAHKIYGPKGIGALYARRRNPRVKLAPQVHGGGQERGLRSGTLYPPQIVGFGKAVELALAEMDSEAKRLRRLRERLWKTLQNVEGIHLNGHPKQRLPGNLNVSVEGVDGAALLLGLQSVVAVSSGSACSSTATTPSHVLTALGREETLAYASIRFGLGRFTTQKEIDTVAKSAIATIQSLRQAGQPQAFSIPKPS; encoded by the coding sequence ATGTCTCAACGTCCGATTTACCTCGACTGTCATGCCACAACTCCCGTCGATAAACGGGTTCTAGAGGCGATGTTGCCCTATTTCACAGAATGCTTTGGCAACCCTTCCAGCATCGCTCACAGCTATGGTTGGGAAGCGGAGGCTGCTGTAAAGAAAGCGAGGGCAACCCTTGCAGAGGCGATTGGGAGTAAGCCTGAAGAAATTATTTTCACCAGTGGTGCGACAGAAGCAAATAATTTAGCCATTAAAGGGGTTGCAGAGGCGTATTTTTCTCAAGGACGGCACATGATTGCCGTACAAACAGAACATCGCGCGGTTCTCGACCCCTGTTTGTATTTACAGCAGTTGGGGTTTGAGGTAACGTTTTTGCCCGTTCAACCTGACGGGTTGCTCGATTTGGCGCAATTGGAGAAGGCGTTTCGTCCGGATACGATTTTAGTGTCGGTGATGGCGGCGAATAATGAAATTGGCGTGTTACAACCTATTGCGAAAATTGGGGAGATGTGTCGCCAACGGGGGGTTTTGTTTCATACCGATGCAGCGCAGGCAATTGGGAAAGTGACTCTAGATGTTGAGACAGCGAAGGTGGATTTGCTGTCTTTTACCGCTCACAAAATTTATGGCCCTAAAGGAATTGGTGCGCTGTACGCGCGCCGACGCAATCCGAGGGTGAAATTAGCTCCGCAAGTCCACGGTGGCGGACAGGAAAGGGGACTGCGTTCGGGAACGCTCTATCCCCCGCAAATTGTTGGTTTTGGGAAGGCGGTGGAGTTGGCGCTTGCTGAGATGGACTCTGAGGCGAAGCGGTTGCGTCGCTTGCGAGAGCGATTGTGGAAAACTTTACAAAACGTTGAAGGAATTCACCTCAACGGACATCCGAAGCAACGGTTGCCGGGAAATCTTAATGTCAGCGTGGAAGGGGTTGACGGTGCAGCATTGTTGTTGGGATTGCAGTCGGTTGTTGCGGTTTCTTCGGGTTCTGCTTGTTCTTCTACTGCAACAACGCCGTCTCACGTTTTAACGGCTCTCGGACGGGAGGAAACTTTAGCTTATGCTTCGATTCGCTTTGGGTTAGGACGCTTTACGACTCAGAAAGAAATTGATACAGTGGCGAAAAGCGCGATCGCGACAATTCAATCTCTTCGTCAAGCAGGGCAACCTCAAGCTTTTTCAATCCCCAAACCTTCTTAA